From the Acidimicrobiales bacterium genome, the window TCGGACACTAGACGCAGGCGCTACGTTTTCTTCTCGTGCCGAACGCAGCCGCCACCACCGCAGAACTCCAGGCCACCCCCTACACGCGGGGCACCAAGGTGCGCTTGGTCGACGACATCCCCGGCTACCCCGCGGGCAGCAAGGGCAAGGTCGCCGTCGCCAACGGGTTCGCCTGGCAGCGTTACTGGGTCCGCTTCGACGATGGCAAGAGCGTGGGCCACATCGACCACGGCAGCCTGGTGAAGGCGAAGGACTACGACCGCTTCCTCGTGCAGCGCGAACGTGAGGCGATCGAGGCCGAGCAAGCCGCCGAGGCGGCCGCGTCGGCTCCCGCCGGCGGCGAGGCCAGCGGCGGCACCACGGCCGCGGCCGGTGGCAGCGTCGAGGTCAACGGCGTGGTGATCCCGCAGCGCCTGCTCGACGCCAGCGCTGCCGCCCGGGCCCGCCTCGGCGCCTGACCCCGTCCACGAGCGACGGCTGGCCCCGTTCTGAACTAGCGGGTCTTCGGAGCGATCCGAGCGCCGGAGGCGAACGATTCGGCGCCGGCTTCCATCCCGGCGCGATCGAAGCCGGTCGTGAGGATGGCCGGAGCCATGGCGATCGCGTTCAGGCGCCCCATGTCGTTGGCGGCCCAGATGGCGCGCATCGTCGCCTGCACGGCCACGGGCGGCTGGGCCGCGATCGCGTCGGCGACCCACTTCGCCCGTTCGCGCAACTCCCCCGCCGGGCAGACCTCGCTGACCAGACCGATGCGGTGCGCGGTCTCCGCCGACATGCGCTCGTAGTTGCCGAGCAACGACATGCGCAGCACCTCGCCGAGCGGCATGCGTTGCAGCATCTTGATCGGCTCGTAGACGGCAGCCATGCCATAGGTGACGTGCGGGTCGAAGAAGGTGGCGTGGTCGGCAGCGAGGATCACGTCGGCCTCGGCGATCATGTAGAACGCGCCGCCGGCCGCCATGCCGTTGACCGCACAGATCACCGGCTTCCACAGATCGCAGGCCTTGGGCCCGAGGTTGTCGCCCGGATCGTCGTACATGAAGTTGTTGGACGTGCCGTAGAGGCCGGCGCTGTCGTCGAGAGCGGTGAACTCGCCCTCGTTGCGATCGATCCCGACGCAGAACGCCTTGTCGCCGGCGGCGGTGAGGACGATCGCCCGCACGTCGTCGTCGCGCCGGAACGCCTCCCACGTCTCGCGCATCTCGCGCTCCATCGTCGGGCTGAAGGCGTTGTAGGCCTCGGGACGATTGATGGTCACCCACGCCACATGACCGTCCATCTCGACGGTGAGGGTTTCCAGCTTCGACGGGTCGTAGGTCATGGCGTCCAATCTCTCAGTCGGGCGACGGCTTCTGCCACATCCGCCTCGACACCGGCAAACGAGAATCGCACGAACCGGTGGCCGTCGACCGGATCGAAGTCGACACCAGGTGTGGCCGCAACGCCGAGTTCGGCGAGCCAGCGGGCGCACAGCGCCTGCGAGTCGTCGGCGAGATGGTCGGTCCGGGCCCACACGTAGAAGGCGCCGTCGGCCGGAGCGAGGCGATCGATCCCCGCGTGCGGGAGACCTTCGAGGAGGATTCGGCGGTTGCGGGCGTAGCGGGCGACGTTGGCCTCGCACTCGTCGTGGCTGTCGAAGGCGGCGACTGCGGCCAGTTGCGAGAGCGTCGGCGCGGCGATCGTGAGATTCTGCCCGATCCGGGTCAGCGCGGTTCGCAACACCGGAGGGGCGATCAACCAGCCCAGGCGCCATCCGGTCATCGAGAAGTACTTCGAGAAGCTGTTGATCACGATCGCGTCGGAATCGAACTGGAGCGCGGTTGGGGCCGATTCCCCGAAGGTGATGCCGTGATAGATCTCGTCGGAAACGAACCAGACGTCGTGGTCGCGGCACCAGGCGGTGATCCCGTCCATGCGTTCGGCGTCGAGCATCGTGCCCGTCGGGTTCGACGGCGACGAGAGCACCAGTCCGTCGAACGGTCCGAGCTCGTCGAGCTGTGCGACCGTCGGCTGGAACCGCGTCTCGATCGTCGTGGGCAGATCGACGACCTCCACGCCGAGCACCTCGAGCGCGTTGCGGTAGCAGGGGTAACCGGGCGACGGCACCACGACGCGATCGCCCGGATCGAACGCGGCCATGAACGCAGCAACGAACGCGCCCGACGCCCCGACGGTCAGCATGACCGCATCGGGATCGACCGTCGTCCGGTACCAGTCGAGATAGTGCTCGGCGATCCGCCGCCGCAGGGGCTCGATGCCGGTGGCGGTCGTGTAGCCGAGCACGTCGTCGTCGAGCGCCCGGTGCGCGGCCTCGCGCACGGGTGAAGGCGCCGGGGTCGACGGCTGACCCACCTCGAGATGGAGTACCTCATGACCGGCGGCGATGCGCAGCTCTGCGGCCCGCATGACCTCCATCACGTAGAACGGGGCGATGTCGGCCCGGGTGGCGGGGCGACGACTCACCGTCTCGGGCCGATCGACGGACGTTGGAGCCAGGACCGCACCGCCACCTCGACGGCGTCGGGCTGTTCGGGCAGAAGCGCATGGCCGGCATTGTCGACCGTGACCATCGTGGCGCGATCGCCGAACTCCTCACAGATCCGGTGCGCGTTCTCGGGCACGGCCATCACGTCCTGGAGCGGCTGCACGACCAGCAGGTCCTTTCCGCCCGCTCCCCACCAGTGCTCGACCGCCTGCTTCGTCGTCGCCGCGGCCTGGCCCGCCGCCGCGGTCGCGTGCCATCCGTCGACCCACACCGCGGCATCGTTCCCGGGCGCGAAGAAGGCGCTCGCGACCGCGGCGAGGTGGTCCTCCTCGGACGCCTCGGCATCGAAGACCTGCCGGAGCGCGGCCGCATGCTCAGGCGCCGGCGGCACCAACCCACCGCAGCAGAGCAGCACCACGGTGTCGACGAGGTGCGGGTAGTCGGTCGCGGTCATACGGGCCACCCGGTTCCCGAAGGCATGCCCGACGATGGTGACCGGACCGCCGACCACTGCCTGGATGACGGCGGCGGCGTCGGCGGCCAGGTCGGCCATCGTGAGATCGGTGAGATCCCCGGTCGAGCCACCGATGCCCCGCGGCTCGGGGTGGATGGCGTGGTAGCCGGCTCGGGCCAGCCGCAAGGCGAGGTCGTCGAAGTCGGCCGCCCCGCGCCCGAGCGACGGGATCATCACGACCGGTTCGCCGTCGCCGTACTCGTGCACCTCGATCGGGCCGGCCGGACCGGCGACGGTGGTCGTGCGGCGAAACCCGACGGCGTCGTGGGAGGCCTGCACCATGGCGACGACGGCATCGAGTTCGGGATCCGGCTCGGCCTCCTTCAACACCCGCCCGAGGAATCCGAGCGCATCGACGGTTCTGGCCATGAGCGTGTGACCGACGTGGTCGGCACCGCGCACCGACCGGTACTCGTGACGCAGGCCGATGTCGAACAGCCGTCGATGGAGCGCCTCGGCGCCGTGGTACAGATCGAACATGTCCTCGTCGCCACACTCGAGGTAGATCGCCAACCCATGGGCCGCGATGTCGACCGCATGCTCCTCCATCACCGCGATGGGGTGGTTGTGACGGAACCGTGCCGCGTCGACGGGATCACCGAAGAGCTCCGACAGGGCGTCGTGCCGATACGCGGTGTCGCGCCGTCGGACGCTGTCCCACTCGGCGGTCGGTTCGATGGCCGGCTCGATCGCGACGACCGCAGCAACGCGCTCCGGATGTCGGAACGCCATCCGCAGGGCCCCCATGCCGCCCATCGAGATGCCGCCGACCGCCACGACATCACCCGCGTCGAAGACCTCTCCCACATGTGCGATGAGCTCGCCGGTCAGCATCGACTCCCACCCCGAGTCCTCCCCGATGCCGTCGAGCCAGAACGAGCGGGTCGAGTGCGGCATGACGACCCGCAGCGGCGGGAGGGTTTCAGCGGCCCAGCATGCCTCGAATGCCGGTGCCGTGACTGCGGCGAAGTTGCCGGGCCCGTTGCCGCCATGGAGCCAGATGAGGACCGGTGCGCCGGCCGGCAGATCCTCCGGCTCCAACACCTCGTAGGTCACGGGCGAAGGAACGAGATTGCTCGGCATCTCGTGGCGGGTCAGGACGGAGGCACTCATGGCGCCGATCCTGCCACGTCGCACGCCGTCGGCGGTACGGTGTGCGCCCGTGGCAAGGCTCTTCGGGATCTGTGGCGGCTCGGGCGCCGGGAAGACCACGCTCGCCGTTCAGCTGATCCAGCGGCTCGGACCCGAACGGGTCTCGGCACTGGCCTTCGACGCCTACTACCGCGACCTTTCTCACATCACCATGGACGAGCGGAAGCAGGTCAACTACGACCACCCCGACTCGCTCGACAACGAGCTGTTCGCCGCCCACCTCGCCGAGCTCAGGGCGGGGCGATCGGTCGACGTTCCCGAATACGACTTCGCGACCCACACCCGCCCCGGCGGAACCATCCGGGTCGAAGCCCGCGAGGTCGTGATCGTCGAAGGCATTCTCCTGTTCTGCTTCCCCGGCATCCACGAACTCCTCGACCACGCGGTCTTCATCGACGTCCCCGAACACATTCGCCTCGAGCGTCGGATCCGTCGCGACGTCGCCGAACGGGGCCGCGATGCCGACGACGTCCGCCGCCAGTTCGCCGAGTTCGTCGCACCGATGCACGACGAGTACGTCCAGCCGTTCCGGGAGCGGGCCCACCGCGTCGTGACCGTCGACGAGGACCTCCACCGGGTCGCCGACGAAGTCGTCGGCCAGCTCCGCGTCTGATCGCCACAGCCGGCCCCGGCCGACATCCGCGGCGGCGTAGCTCAGGCGGTGAATGCCCCGACGGTCTCGACGTGGGACGTGCCGGGGAACATGTCGACGACGGTCATCCGGTCGAGGGTCATGCCGGCATCGATCAGCCGCTTCGCATCGTTGGCGAAGGCCGACGGGTCGCAGCTCACCAGGACGAACAGACCCGGTTCGGCCCGCAGGAGCGACCTGACGCCGTCCTTGCCGAGCCCTTCCCGGGCAGGGTCGGCGATCACGACCGCGGCAGGGCTGGGCCGCCAGCGTTCGACCGACGACGCGATGATCTTGGTGTCGGGGTCGGTGAGGTTGACCCGGGCATCGGCGATGGAGTCCTTGCCCCGCTCGATGGCGTGGACCTGACGACCGCGCCCGATCGTGCCGGCGAAGATGCCGACTCCCGCATAGGCATCGACGAGCGGCCCGTCGCCACCGAGGGCGGACACCATCTCACCGACCTCGTCGACGAGCGCGTCGACTCCTGCCGGCCGGTTCTGGAAGAACGATCGGGCCGACACACGCCAGCGACGCCCGCCGGCCTCCTCGTGGATCCACGCCCGCTTCCCCTTGGCGAGTTCGTCGGCGCCGACCAAGAGCACGTCGTCGGGCAACTCGACCCCGAAGCTGCTGCCTTCGACCATGACGAGGCGCTCGCCGGTGCGAGAACCCACCCGGATCGTGATCTCGTTCGCATCACCGAATCGACCGTCGACGAGGAGCTGCTCGGCGATCGGGTCGACGGCATCGCAGACCTCGGGAATCACGATGTCGTGGGAGCCGCGGATCCGATAGCCGGCCCGACCGTCGACCACCGCCGCCCGCACCGTCGTGCGACCCTGATCGTCGTCGAGGGAACGCAGCGCTGCGTCGGGTGCATCGACCTCGGCCCGCACCAGCTGGTCGATGACCATCGACGACTTCATGCGCAGCTGGGCGTCGGGCGCCACGTGCAACAGATCGCAACCGCCGCAGCCTTCGAGCTGATGGGTACACGGCACCGCCACCCGTTCGGGCGACGGGTCGATGACCCGCACCACGCGGGCGCGAGACCATCGCTTGTCGACCCTGATGAGCTCCACCAGCACCGTCTCGCCGGCGAGCGCGCCTTCGACGAAGACGATTCGGCCATCGTCGGCTCGGGCCACTCCGGCCCCGTCACGCGCCGTCGCGGAGACATGCAGTTCCACGGGCAGGACGGTATCGCCACGCTGCCCGGATGCTCCTCGCGCGTGCACCTCCCGCGATTAGGGTCGACCGTGTGAATCGCCCCATCGAGATCGCTCCGTCCATCCTCCCCGCCGATTTCGCCCGCCTCGGCGAGGAGTGCATCGAGCTCGAGAAGGCCGGTGCCGATCGCATCCACTGGGATGTGATGGACGGCGTGTTCGTCCCCAACATCACGGTCGGACCCGACGTGGTGAAGAGCATCCGCCCGCTTCTGTCCATCCACTTCGAAGCACATCTCATGGTGGTGAAGCCCGACGAGATCGCGCCCCTCTACATCGAGGCGGGCTGCGAGACGGTCATGGTCCACGCCGAGGCCTGCACCCATCTCCACCGGTCGCTCGGCAACATCCGCAAGGAAGGCGCTCGCAGCGGGGTCGTGCTCAATCCCCACACGCCGGCCGCCGCGATCCGACACGTCCTCGACCAGACCGACCACATCCTCGTGATGACCGTCAACCCGGGCTTCGGCGGACAGGCCTACATCCCCCTGCTCGACAAGATCGCCGAACTGCACGCGATGGTCGATGCGAGCGGATACCCGATCGACATCGAGATCGACGGCGGCATCAGTGCCGCCACCATCGGCGAATGCGCGGCCGCCGGGGCCAACGTCTTCGTCAGCGGTTCGGCGCTGTTCAAGTACGACGACAAGTCCGAAGGCATCACCGAACTGCGTTCGGTCGCCGAGGCGGCCCGCTCGTGAGCTTCTACGACGAGCACCACATCGAGTTGCAGGAACGGTTCGAGAGCCGCGATCTCGCGGTGGCCATGGAGTTCTCGATCATCCAACCCCAGCTCAACGACGAAGCGATGGCGTTCATCGCCGATCGCGAGTTCTTCTTCCTGTCGACGCTGCGAGCCGACGGCCAGCCGACCGTCTCGCACAAGGGAGGCCCCCGCGGCTTCGTCAGGGTCGTCGACCCCACGACACTGGTGTTCCCCAGCTACGACGGCAACGGGATGTTCCTGTCGATGGGCAACATCGCCGCCACCGCGAAGATCGGCATGCTCTTCATCGACTTCGAGGTCCCCAACCGCGTTCGCGTGCACGCCGACGCCACCGTCAGCGCCGACGACCCGATGCTCGCCGAGTTCCCGGGTGCCCAGCTCGTGGTCCGGGCCACGGTGACCGAGTCGTTCATCAACTGTCCCCGCTACATCGTCAAGCACCAGCGCGTCGCGGCGTCCCCCTACGTGCCCGATGCCGACGGCAACGCGCCCGTCCCCGCGTGGAAGAAGATCGAAGACTTGCGGCCCTTCCTGCGGCCGCAGGATCAGGGCCGCGTCGAAGACGGCGGCGAATCGGTCACCATCGAGGAATATGCCGAACTGGTGAAGCGCGGCGAAGCCTGACCTCCGAGGAGGGTCAGATCATCTCACCGCGCTTGACGATGACATGGTCGATGATGCCGTAGTCCTTCGCCTGTTCGGCGGTGAACCAACGGTCCCGGTCGGAGTCGGCCTCGATCTGCTCGACGGTCTGACCGGTGTGGAAGGCGATGCGCTCCTGGAGCAGCTTCTTGGTGTAGGCCATCTGCTCGGCCTGGATCGCGATGTCGGTGGCCTGGCCCTGCACACCGCCGAGGGGTTGGTGCATCATGATCCGGGCATGGGGCAGGGCGTAGCGCTTGCCCGGGGCGCCGGCGCAGAGCAGGAACTGGCCCATCGAGGCGCCCATGCCCATGCAGATGGTGCCGACTTCACAGTCGACGAACTGCATCGTGTCGTAGATCGCCATGCCGGCCGAGACGGACCCGCCAGGAGAGTTGATGTAGAGCCAGATCGGCTTTTCCTTGTCCTGACCTTCGAGGTACAGGAGCTGGGCCGTGATGTAGTTGGCGATGTCGTCGTTGACATCGGTGCCGAGGACCACGATGCGGTCCTGGAGCAGACGGTGGTAGATGTCGGTCTGCGGGTTGGCCACCGCGCTGGAAGCCATGAACTGAGCGTTCTCGGGGAGCTGCGTCATGGAGCGAAGGGTACCGTCATCCATCGCTAGCCTGGCGGCATCGCTCCAACCGGTAGCTGGAGCGGCCACGCGGACGTGGTGGAATTGGCAGACACGCCAGGTTTAGGTCCTGGTGCCCGAAAGGGTGTGGGAGTTCAAGTCTCCCCGTCCGCACGCAAGCCGAGGCGGTGGGCGGCGGCGTCGACCTGATGGGCGAACAGGTCGTCGGCGTCGTCGAACACGTTGGCGAACTGACCGAAGAGCTCGAAGTTGAGCATGCCGAAGAGCTCGGTCCACGCGCCCACGCCGGCCAGCATCAGTGCGTCGTCGGCCCGCCCGCCCACCTGGCTGCGCATGGTGGCCAGCTGGGCCGACAGGCCGGCGGACACGGCGCCGCCGGTCTCGGGCGCTCGCGAACCGGTCGCCGAGATGTCGTCGAGCAACGCCAGCAGCAGGATCGGGACTCGTGTCGCCGGGTCGATGGTGTCGTCGGGGGCGGCATAGCCAGGGACCGGCGAACCGTAGATCAACGCGTATTCGTGGGGATTCTCGAGGGCCCAGGATCGGGCTGCGTGGGCGACGCTGCGCCAGCGGCCGAGAAGGTCGGTGGGGTCGACTGCGGCGTGCGCCCGCTCGCAGGCGTCGCCGAGTGCGTCGTAGGACTCGATGATGAGCGCGGTCAACAGCGCGTCCCGACTCGGGAAGTAGCGATAGATCGCCGACGACGCCATCCCGAGATCGCGCGACACCGCCCGCAGGGAGAGGGCCGCTGCGCCGTGGTCCGCGAGCTGATTGCGGGCGCTGCGGGTGATCTCGGCGACGAGCTCGGCCCGGGCCCGAGCCCGGACGCCGACGCTGGCGCTGGTGGAGGGGTCGGCATCGGTCACGGCACCATCATGCGACATTTCGAGAGCATTGGCAACAAACGAGAGCACTGCTCTTGACAGGCGGCCCGAACGGGCGCACAGTGCATTCGAGAGCACTGCTCTCGTTCAAGAACACCACTCACACCAGGAGAATCCCATGTCGCTTCACGTGATCGTCGGCGCCGGTGCCGTCGGATCGGGCACCGCCCGGCGCCTCGCCGAAGCGGGCCACGACGTCCGTCTCGTCACCCGCTCGGGCAGCGGACCCGACCACCCCGCCATCGAGCGCGTCGCCGCCGATGCATCGGACGCAGCTCGGCTCACCGAACTCACCACGGATGCCCATTCGCTCTACAACTGTGCCAACCCGCCCTACCACCAGTGGGCGACCGCCTGGCCCCCGCTCGGCGCCGCCTTCCTGGCCGCGGCCGAAGCGACCGGGGCCCGACTCGTCACGATGAGCAATCTCTACGGCTTCGCCGCCGGTGCGAGTCCCATGCGGGCCACCGATCCGCTGGCGCCCGGCAGCCGCAAGGGGCGGATCCGCACCGACATGTGGCACGACGCCCTGAGGGCCCACGACGCCGGCCGCATCCGGGCGACCGAGGTGCGGGCGTCGGACTATGTCGGCCCCGGCCTCGGCGAGACCAGTCACCTCGGCGATCGCGTCGTGCCCCGCGTGCTCGCGGGCAGGCGCGTGTCGCTCCTGGGTCCGGCCGACGTGATCCACAGCTGGTCCTACATCGGCGACGTGTGCCAGACCCTCGCCACGCTCGGCACCGACGACCGCTCGCTCGGACGGGCCTGGCACGTGCCGACCCTTCCCGCGGTCACCGCCAGGACGATGATCGATGCGATGGCCGACGCGGCCGGCCTGCCCCATGTCGGCGTCGGCCGGATTCCTCGACCCGCCCTGCGGGTCGCCGGTCTCGTCTCCCCCGTCATCCGGGAGCTGTGGGAGATGCGCTACCAGTTCGACGCCCCGTTCGTGATCGACGCAGCCGACACCACCGCGGTGTTCGGGCTCGAACCCACACCGCTCGACCGCCAGATCGCCGAGACACTCGACGCCTACCGGAATCCCGCGGTCGCCCCCTGAGGACGCTGCCCCGACCGGGATCCACGCCGCTCTCTCGCTACGCGCCCGCCCGGCGGTCGGTATGGGTCAGCGCCTCGGCCAGCGCCCGGAACGCACGACCACGATGGCTGATCTCGTGCTTCTCGGCGCCCATCTCGGCGAACGAGCGACCGTCGCGCTCGAGCGGCACGAAGACCGGGTCGTAGCCGAACCCTCCACTGCCCTGACGGGCCGGCGCGATCACGCCTTCCACGACGCCCTCGACGCTCAGCTCCGTGCCATCGGGCCACACCACCATGACCACCGTGCGGAACCGAGCCGTGCGCTGTTCGGGGGTGAGGGCGCCGACCCGGTCCAGCTCGTCGAGGAGCCGCTGCACGTTGTCGTCGTACGTCGCGTCGTCGCCGGCGTAGCGGGCCGAGTAGACGCCGGGCGCGCCGTCGAGCGCGTCGACCTCGAGGCCCGTGTCGTCACTCACCGCGGCCGCGCCTGCCGCCGCGCACACCGCGACCGCCTTGAGTCGGGCATTGCCTTCGAGATCGGGGGCATCCTCGACCACATCGGCCAGCCCCTCCGGACGAGGGAGCAGGTCGACCAGACCCTCGAGCACGAGCGCGATCTCGGCGACCTTGTCGGGGTTGGCGCTCGCGCAGACGAGGCGAGGCAGAGCGAGGGCCTCCACGGTCAGCGTCCGGGTGTCCGCGGGGAGGGAGCCTCGGCCAGCACCGCGCGCTGGGCGGCCGTGATCGTGGCGATCCCGGACTCGGCCAGGTCGAGCAATGCGTCGAGTTCGGCGCGGCTGAACGTATTGCCCTCGGCCGTTCCCTGCACCTCGATCAGCTCACCGTTGCCGGCCATGATCACGTTGAAGTCGACATCGGCCGTCGAGTCCTCCGGATAGGGCAGGTCGAGGACAGGGCGCCCGTCGACGATGCCGACGGAGATGGCGGCACATTCGGTGACCAGGGGATTCTTCGGAATCGCCCCGCCCTGCACCAGACGCTCGCAGGCATCGTGCAGGGCGACATAGGCGCCACAGATCGACGCAGTGCGGGTACCGCCATCGGCTTGGAGCACGTCGCAGTCGAGGCGGATGGAGTTCTCCCCGAGCGCCCGCATGTCGGTCACGGCCCGCAGCGAGCGCCCGATGAGCCGCTCGATCTCCTGCGTGCGGCCCTTGGCGCCGTTGCGCTCACGATTGACCCGTTCAGGCGAAGACCCCGGCAGCATCGAGTACTCCGCGGTCACCCAGCCCTCGCCCTTGCCCTTCATCCACCGAGGAACGTCCTCCTCGACCGACGCAGTGCACAGCACGCGGGTCTCACCGAAGGTCACGAGGGTCGAGCCCATGGTCATGTTCGTGAAGTCACGGACGAAGGAAAACGGTCGGAGGTCGTCGGGCTGACGGCCGTCGTAGCGAGTGGACACGAAAGTGCGCTCCGGAAGTCGAGGATCAGAACTCGAAGACGGAGCCCGGAAGGGCCACGTCGACCGGGCCACCGTAGGCCGCGGCGGCCTCGTCGCGGTGGGCTTCGGCATCAGACCCCGGAATGAGGTGGGTGAGGACCAGGCGCTTGGCGCCGGCCGCCTCGGCCCGCATCGCCGCTTCTCTGGCGCTCAGGTGCGGGATGCCCTGGCCCTCGAAGCCGCAGAGATGGCTCGCGTCGCAGAACGCGGCATCGGCATCGCGACCGAACTCGTCGAAGTCCCACTCGGGGCCGGTGTCGGAGCTGAACATCACCGACGTGCCGGCCGATTCGACCCGAGCCGCGAGCGTCTCGACCGGATGGTCGGTTCGATCGAACGTCCACCGCTGGTCGGCGATCGTCAGGCGGGCCGACGAGTCGATGACGGTCCAGTCGAAGGGGCTCGGCACGCCGGCAACGGGCACGGCGACCGCAGCGTCCATCTCGGCGGTACGGGCCGTGCCGTAGACGGGAAGGCCCGAACGGGGCACGAACCAGGTGAACACATTGCGCAACACGGGGAGCTCGAGCCAGTGGTCGGGATGGCAGTGGCTGATGACGATCGCCGTGAGGTCCACGAGATCGATCGCCT encodes:
- the rph gene encoding ribonuclease PH — its product is MSTRYDGRQPDDLRPFSFVRDFTNMTMGSTLVTFGETRVLCTASVEEDVPRWMKGKGEGWVTAEYSMLPGSSPERVNRERNGAKGRTQEIERLIGRSLRAVTDMRALGENSIRLDCDVLQADGGTRTASICGAYVALHDACERLVQGGAIPKNPLVTECAAISVGIVDGRPVLDLPYPEDSTADVDFNVIMAGNGELIEVQGTAEGNTFSRAELDALLDLAESGIATITAAQRAVLAEAPSPRTPGR
- a CDS encoding MBL fold metallo-hydrolase, with amino-acid sequence MTALTVTVLGSSGSYAAADNPCTGFLVQSRDAAVLYDCGPGTTGPLQKAIDLVDLTAIVISHCHPDHWLELPVLRNVFTWFVPRSGLPVYGTARTAEMDAAVAVPVAGVPSPFDWTVIDSSARLTIADQRWTFDRTDHPVETLAARVESAGTSVMFSSDTGPEWDFDEFGRDADAAFCDASHLCGFEGQGIPHLSAREAAMRAEAAGAKRLVLTHLIPGSDAEAHRDEAAAAYGGPVDVALPGSVFEF